In a genomic window of Arvicanthis niloticus isolate mArvNil1 chromosome 8, mArvNil1.pat.X, whole genome shotgun sequence:
- the Uqcrfs1 gene encoding cytochrome b-c1 complex subunit Rieske, mitochondrial — protein MLSVAARSGPFAPVLSATSRGVAGALRPLLQGAVPATSEPLVLDAKRPFLCRESLSGQAATRPLVAAVGLNVPASVRYSHTDVKVPDFSDYRRAEVLDSTKSSKESSEARKGFSYLITATTTVGVAYAAKNVVSQFVSSMSASADVLAMSKIEIKLSDIPEGKNMAFKWRGKPLFVRHRTKKEIDQEAAVEVSQLRDPQHDLERVKKPEWVILIGVCTHLGCVPIANAGDFGGYYCPCHGSHYDASGRIRKGPAPLNLEVPTYEFTSDDVVVVG, from the exons ATGTTGTCGGTCGCTGCCCGCTCGGGCCCGTTCGCGCCCGTCCTATCGGCCACGTCCCGCGGGGTGGCGGGCGCGCTTCGGCCCCTGTTGCAAGGCGCGGTGCCCGCCACCTCAGAACCACTTGTTCTGGACGCGAAACGACCCTTCCTGTGCCGCGAGTCGCTGAGTGGCCAAGCCGCGACCCGGCCTTTGGTGGCCGCGGTGGGCCTGAATG TTCCTGCTTCTGTTCGTTATTCCCATACAGATGTCAAGGTGCCCGACTTCTCTGACTATCGTCGCGCTGAAGTTCTCGATAGCACAAAATCTTCTAAAGAGAGCAGTGAGGCTAGAAAAGGCTTCTCTTACTTGATAACGGCAACAACTACTGTGGGTGTTGCATATGCAGCCAAAAATGTGGTCTCCCAGTTCGTTTCCAGCATGAGTGCTTCTGCTGATGTGCTGGCCATGTCGAAGATCGAGATCAAGTTGTCTGATATTCCAGAAGGAAAGAACATGGCTTTTAAATGGAGAGGCAAGCCTCTGTTTGTGCGCCATAGAACCAAGAAGGAGATTGACCAGGAAGCTGCCGTTGAAGTGTCCCAGTTAAGGGACCCACAGCATGATTTAGAGCGTGTAAAGAAACCTGAATGGGTTATTCTGATAGGTGTCTGTACTCATCTTGGTTGTGTACCCATTGCAAATGCAGGAGATTTTGGTGGCTATTATTGCCCCTGCCATGGGTCACACTATGACGCCTCTGGCAGGATCAGGAAGGGCCCTGCGCCTCTCAACCTGGAAGTGCCTACCTATGAGTTCACCAGTGATGATGTAGTAGTTGTGGGTTAG